One Faecalicatena sp. Marseille-Q4148 DNA window includes the following coding sequences:
- the metK gene encoding methionine adenosyltransferase, protein MERRLFTSESVTEGHPDKMCDAISDAILDALMEQDPMSRVACETATTTGMVMVMGEITTNAYVDIQKIVRETVREIGYTRGKFGFDADNCGVITMIDEQSEDIALGVDKALEAKEHTMTDEELDAIGAGDQGMMFGYACDETEEYMPYPISLAHKLSRRLTEVRKNGTLPYLRPDGKSQVTVEYDEEGVPCRLDAVVLSTQHDPDITQEQIHADIKKHVFEPILPAEMIDEKTKFFINPTGRFVIGGPHGDSGLTGRKIIVDTYGGTARHGGGAFSGKDCTKVDRSAAYAARYVAKNIVAAGIAKKCEIQLSYAIGVAHPTSIMIDTFGTGKIAESKLVEIVRENFDLRPAGIIKMLDLRRPIYKQTAAYGHFGRNDLDLPWEKLDKVETLKSYL, encoded by the coding sequence ATGGAAAGAAGATTATTTACATCAGAATCAGTAACAGAAGGACATCCGGATAAAATGTGTGACGCAATCTCAGATGCGATCCTGGATGCGTTAATGGAACAGGATCCAATGAGCCGTGTTGCATGTGAGACAGCCACAACAACAGGTATGGTTATGGTCATGGGAGAGATTACAACAAATGCTTACGTAGATATCCAGAAAATCGTGCGTGAAACAGTGCGTGAAATCGGATATACACGAGGAAAATTCGGATTTGATGCAGATAACTGCGGTGTGATCACAATGATCGATGAGCAGTCAGAAGATATCGCGCTTGGCGTAGATAAAGCTCTGGAAGCAAAAGAGCATACAATGACAGATGAAGAGCTGGATGCAATCGGAGCCGGAGATCAGGGAATGATGTTTGGTTATGCATGTGACGAGACAGAGGAATATATGCCATACCCGATCTCTCTTGCACATAAGTTATCAAGAAGACTGACAGAAGTAAGAAAGAACGGTACACTTCCGTATTTGAGACCGGATGGAAAATCACAGGTCACAGTAGAATATGATGAAGAGGGTGTTCCGTGCCGTCTGGATGCTGTTGTACTTTCTACACAGCACGATCCGGACATTACACAGGAACAGATCCATGCCGATATTAAAAAACATGTATTTGAACCGATCCTTCCGGCAGAGATGATTGATGAGAAGACAAAATTCTTCATTAATCCGACAGGACGTTTCGTAATTGGCGGACCTCACGGAGACAGTGGACTGACAGGACGTAAGATTATTGTTGATACTTACGGTGGAACAGCTCGTCACGGCGGCGGCGCTTTCTCAGGAAAAGACTGTACAAAGGTAGACCGTTCAGCAGCTTACGCAGCACGTTATGTTGCGAAAAACATCGTAGCAGCAGGTATTGCAAAGAAATGTGAGATTCAGCTTTCTTATGCGATTGGTGTTGCACATCCGACATCAATTATGATCGATACCTTTGGTACAGGTAAGATTGCAGAATCTAAATTAGTTGAGATTGTCAGAGAGAACTTTGACCTTCGTCCGGCAGGAATTATCAAAATGTTAGATCTGCGCCGTCCGATCTACAAACAAACAGCAGCTTATGGACATTTCGGACGCAACGATCTGGATCTTCCGTGGGAGAAATTAGATAAAGTGGAAACACTGAAGAGTTATTTATAA
- a CDS encoding response regulator transcription factor, with protein MSRILIIEDEEAIAELEKDYLELSGFEVEVMNDGSAGLHQALNKDYDLFILDLMLPGVDGFEICKEIRNKKNTPIIMVSAKKDDIDKIRGLGLGADDYMTKPFSPSELVARVKAHLARYERLIGSNAQENKIIEIRGLKIDTTARRVWVNGEEKTFTTKEFDLLAFLASHPNHVYKKDELFSEIWDMESIGDIATVTVHIKKIREKIEFDTSNPQYIETIWGVGYRFKV; from the coding sequence ATGAGTAGGATATTAATAATTGAAGATGAAGAAGCAATTGCAGAGCTGGAGAAAGACTATCTGGAGTTGAGCGGTTTTGAAGTTGAAGTGATGAATGACGGAAGCGCAGGATTACATCAGGCGTTAAATAAAGACTATGATCTGTTCATTCTTGACTTGATGCTTCCGGGTGTGGATGGATTTGAAATCTGTAAAGAGATTCGAAATAAGAAGAATACTCCAATCATTATGGTATCAGCCAAGAAAGATGATATTGATAAGATTCGTGGACTTGGGCTTGGAGCAGATGACTATATGACAAAACCATTCAGTCCGAGTGAGCTTGTAGCGCGTGTGAAAGCACATTTAGCCCGTTATGAACGGTTGATTGGAAGTAATGCTCAGGAAAATAAAATCATTGAAATCCGTGGGCTTAAGATTGATACAACAGCAAGAAGAGTATGGGTGAATGGTGAAGAGAAGACATTTACCACAAAAGAATTCGATCTGCTGGCATTTCTTGCAAGTCACCCAAACCATGTGTACAAGAAAGACGAACTGTTCAGCGAAATCTGGGATATGGAATCTATCGGAGATATTGCGACAGTAACAGTTCATATCAAGAAGATTCGAGAGAAAATTGAATTTGACACCTCCAATCCGCAATATATTGAAACAATCTGGGGTGTAGGATATCGATTCAAGGTATAA
- a CDS encoding V-type ATP synthase subunit D → MASTQVTPTRMELTRLKKKLVTATRGHKLLKDKRDELMRQFLDLVRENMELRKKVEAGILSANKNFVIAKAGMSAATLNTALMIPKQEVNLEVSDKNVMSVDIPVMEYHTRTADANDIYSYGFAFTSSDLDGAVKSLADILPDMLRLAEVEKACQLMASEIEKTRRRVNALEHVIIPEAQENIKYITMKLDENERSSQIRLMKVKDMMLEEAHHYSEKA, encoded by the coding sequence TTGGCATCTACCCAGGTAACTCCAACTCGAATGGAGTTGACAAGATTAAAAAAGAAATTAGTCACAGCTACAAGAGGTCATAAGCTTCTGAAGGATAAACGTGACGAACTGATGCGGCAGTTCCTTGATCTCGTTCGTGAGAATATGGAGCTTCGCAAAAAAGTAGAAGCCGGGATTCTTTCTGCCAATAAGAACTTTGTAATCGCTAAGGCAGGTATGTCAGCGGCAACGCTGAATACTGCGCTCATGATACCGAAACAGGAAGTAAATCTGGAAGTAAGTGATAAAAACGTTATGAGTGTTGATATTCCGGTTATGGAATACCACACAAGAACTGCAGATGCAAATGATATCTATTCATATGGTTTTGCATTTACATCCAGCGATCTTGACGGAGCGGTGAAGTCACTTGCGGATATTCTGCCGGATATGTTAAGACTTGCAGAGGTAGAGAAAGCCTGCCAGCTCATGGCATCTGAGATTGAGAAAACAAGACGGCGTGTAAATGCGCTTGAGCATGTAATCATTCCGGAGGCACAGGAAAATATCAAATACATTACAATGAAACTGGATGAGAATGAGCGAAGCTCTCAGATCCGGTTGATGAAAGTAAAAGATATGATGCTGGAAGAGGCTCATCATTACAGTGAAAAGGCATAG
- a CDS encoding TrkA family potassium uptake protein has product MREYLVLGLGSFGVSVALTLEEMGCNVIVVDKSEEKVEAIADKVSYAMCADIEEEETLRSLGARNLDGAVIAAAEQLEASILATIILKEIGVPYVLAKVNSRLHENILKKVGADAVIFPEKEMGIRVARRLVSTKVRDWINLSDEYSMVELAIPDGWIGKSLVELKIREKYGVNVIGYRIGRTVSITVDPCKPLPKDCELIMVGAEEVLEKFRES; this is encoded by the coding sequence ATGAGAGAATATCTTGTATTAGGACTTGGAAGTTTTGGAGTCAGTGTCGCGCTGACACTGGAGGAAATGGGATGTAATGTAATTGTAGTAGATAAATCAGAAGAGAAAGTCGAGGCAATTGCAGATAAAGTCAGCTATGCGATGTGTGCTGATATTGAGGAGGAAGAAACGCTTCGCTCTCTCGGAGCAAGGAATCTGGATGGCGCTGTGATTGCGGCAGCGGAGCAGCTTGAGGCGAGCATTCTTGCAACAATCATTTTAAAGGAGATTGGTGTTCCTTATGTACTGGCAAAAGTCAATAGCCGTCTGCATGAAAATATTTTGAAAAAAGTTGGTGCGGATGCAGTAATATTTCCGGAGAAGGAAATGGGAATCCGAGTGGCGAGACGTCTTGTTTCTACGAAGGTTCGTGACTGGATTAATCTTTCGGATGAATACAGCATGGTAGAGCTGGCTATTCCTGATGGGTGGATTGGAAAGAGTCTTGTAGAATTAAAAATCCGGGAAAAATACGGCGTCAATGTAATTGGTTACCGGATTGGGCGTACAGTCAGTATTACGGTTGATCCTTGTAAGCCGCTGCCGAAAGATTGTGAATTAATTATGGTAGGTGCGGAGGAGGTATTAGAAAAATTCCGTGAGAGTTAG
- a CDS encoding potassium transporter KtrB — translation MQLLVSGFLGIILAGAVLLWLPVSNQQPIAFIDAFFTSVSAVCVTGLVTIVPAAQFTLFGKVILLILIQVGGLGIIVCMTVFFMLLGKRITLRQRIYIQQTYNMDTLSGMVRLIRWVLKVTLVVEAMGAIGYAIRFVPLYGIGKGIWYSIFHSISAFCNAGIDILGDSSLAGYVTDPVINLVTMALIISGGLGFTVWSDILHVLKIRETYQRTPGRIFRQMSLQTKMTLVITGILIAAGGIGIFCLEYSNADTIGAMSNGDKLLASFFHAVSTRTAGFATVAQGGLRDATILFSCILMFIGGSPGGTAGGIKTTTAGMLLFSCVAVLRGGKDTECFGRKIAAENVRTGASIVMVAVLALLGGTILVAAAEPAMALGDVIYETTSAIGTVGLSTGITPMLSDFSKCVIMFLMYIGRLGPVTVVLAFVSRQDIGKKARKLPERRIMVG, via the coding sequence ATGCAGTTGCTTGTATCTGGATTTTTAGGAATTATCCTGGCAGGGGCAGTTTTGCTATGGCTTCCGGTCAGCAATCAGCAACCGATTGCATTTATTGATGCTTTTTTCACATCCGTATCAGCGGTATGTGTGACAGGGCTTGTAACGATTGTTCCGGCAGCTCAGTTTACATTATTTGGAAAAGTGATTCTGCTGATTTTAATTCAGGTAGGCGGTCTTGGAATTATTGTATGTATGACGGTGTTTTTTATGCTGCTTGGGAAACGGATTACATTGCGTCAGCGCATTTATATACAGCAAACTTATAATATGGATACACTTTCAGGAATGGTGCGTCTGATTCGTTGGGTATTGAAAGTTACTTTGGTAGTAGAGGCGATGGGAGCAATTGGCTATGCAATTCGCTTTGTTCCGCTATATGGAATTGGGAAAGGAATCTGGTATTCCATCTTTCATTCGATCTCGGCGTTTTGTAATGCGGGAATTGATATTCTTGGAGACAGCAGCCTGGCTGGATATGTGACGGATCCCGTTATCAATCTTGTTACAATGGCGCTGATTATCAGCGGAGGATTGGGATTTACTGTCTGGAGTGATATCCTTCATGTGCTGAAGATCCGGGAGACATATCAGAGAACGCCGGGAAGGATTTTCAGGCAAATGTCTCTGCAGACGAAAATGACACTCGTGATTACCGGAATTCTTATTGCAGCAGGAGGAATCGGAATTTTTTGTCTTGAGTATTCCAATGCGGATACCATTGGCGCAATGTCAAACGGAGATAAGCTGCTGGCATCTTTTTTTCATGCGGTGTCTACTAGAACAGCCGGATTTGCGACAGTTGCACAGGGTGGGCTTCGTGATGCAACGATTTTATTTTCCTGTATTTTGATGTTCATCGGAGGCTCTCCGGGAGGAACAGCGGGCGGTATTAAAACAACAACTGCCGGGATGCTTCTCTTTTCCTGTGTTGCCGTACTGCGGGGAGGAAAAGATACGGAGTGCTTCGGACGAAAGATTGCTGCCGAAAATGTCCGTACAGGAGCATCAATTGTGATGGTGGCGGTGCTTGCGCTTCTGGGCGGTACTATTCTTGTGGCAGCAGCAGAGCCGGCAATGGCTCTTGGAGATGTGATTTATGAAACAACGTCTGCGATTGGTACAGTCGGACTGAGTACAGGGATTACGCCGATGCTTTCTGATTTTAGCAAATGCGTTATTATGTTTTTGATGTATATTGGAAGACTTGGACCGGTAACAGTAGTGCTTGCCTTTGTATCACGTCAGGATATCGGAAAGAAAGCGAGAAAGCTTCCGGAACGGCGGATTATGGTAGGCTAG
- a CDS encoding V-type ATP synthase subunit B, whose protein sequence is MPKEYRTIQEVAGPLMLVRGVEDVAFDELGEIELSNGETRRCRVLEINGSDALVQLFENSTGINLSDSKVRFLGRSMELGVSADMLGRVFDGLGRPIDDGPEILPEARMDVNGLPMNPAARSYPEEFIQTGVSAIDGLNTLVRGQKLPIFSASGLPHANLAAQIARQAKVRGTDEPFAVVFAAMGITFEESNFFVESFKETGAIDRTVLFMNLANDPAVERIATPKMALTAAEYLAFEKDMHVLVILTDITNYADALREVSAARKEVPGRRGYPGYMYTDLATMYERAGRQVGKKGSITMIPILTMPEDDKTHPIPDLTGYITEGQVILSRDLYRKGIQPPIDVLPSLSRLKDKGIGEGKTRADHANTMNQLFAAYARGKEAKELMVILGEAALTEIDLIYAKFADEFEKEYVSQGYFTDRPIEETLEIGWKLLSILPRSELKRIDDKFLDMYYGK, encoded by the coding sequence ATGCCGAAAGAATATAGAACCATACAGGAAGTTGCCGGTCCTCTGATGCTGGTACGCGGCGTAGAAGATGTAGCATTTGATGAATTAGGTGAGATTGAGCTGTCCAACGGCGAAACACGTCGTTGCCGTGTTCTTGAAATTAACGGAAGTGATGCACTTGTTCAGTTATTTGAGAACTCAACAGGTATCAACCTTTCCGACAGTAAAGTACGTTTCCTCGGACGAAGCATGGAGCTTGGTGTATCAGCAGATATGCTTGGCCGTGTATTCGATGGTCTGGGACGTCCGATCGATGATGGTCCGGAGATTCTTCCGGAAGCAAGAATGGACGTAAACGGTCTTCCGATGAATCCGGCTGCAAGAAGCTATCCGGAAGAGTTCATTCAGACAGGTGTATCAGCAATTGATGGTCTGAACACACTTGTTCGTGGACAGAAACTTCCAATCTTCTCAGCTTCCGGTCTTCCGCATGCTAACCTGGCAGCTCAGATTGCAAGACAGGCAAAAGTACGCGGAACAGACGAACCGTTCGCCGTTGTATTTGCTGCTATGGGTATTACATTCGAGGAATCTAACTTCTTCGTAGAAAGCTTTAAAGAAACAGGTGCGATTGACAGAACAGTTCTCTTTATGAACCTGGCAAATGACCCTGCGGTAGAGCGTATCGCTACACCGAAGATGGCATTAACAGCAGCAGAATACCTTGCATTTGAAAAAGATATGCATGTACTTGTTATCCTGACAGATATCACAAACTACGCAGATGCACTCCGTGAGGTATCAGCAGCTCGTAAAGAAGTTCCGGGACGTCGTGGATATCCGGGATATATGTATACAGACCTTGCTACAATGTATGAACGTGCAGGCCGTCAGGTTGGTAAGAAGGGAAGTATCACAATGATCCCGATTCTTACAATGCCTGAAGATGATAAAACACACCCAATCCCTGACTTAACAGGATATATTACAGAGGGACAGGTAATCCTGAGCCGTGATCTTTACCGCAAAGGTATTCAGCCGCCGATCGACGTTCTTCCGTCTCTGTCACGTCTGAAAGATAAAGGTATCGGAGAAGGAAAAACTCGTGCGGATCATGCCAATACAATGAACCAGCTGTTCGCAGCATATGCGCGTGGTAAAGAAGCGAAGGAATTAATGGTAATCCTCGGTGAAGCTGCTCTTACAGAAATCGACCTGATCTATGCTAAGTTTGCAGACGAATTCGAGAAAGAATATGTATCTCAGGGTTATTTCACAGATCGTCCGATTGAGGAAACACTAGAAATCGGATGGAAATTGCTTTCTATCCTGCCGAGAAGTGAGCTGAAACGTATCGATGATAAGTTCCTGGATATGTATTACGGAAAATAA
- a CDS encoding HAMP domain-containing histidine kinase, with product MKLKMRLIIAFITVITLPVFLTSLAIVGFGQYQIKAIEKTYGITGTTYETFSNPTQIFNRLTEASYHELTDVARCKPTQLEDATYLETFNRQLLKKNSYLLVRKADTIVFLGEELEGTTRVIAELPAYNSDTSGSENGVYLGGELPVLLKQVDFKYSDGSKGSAFIVTDVGEVMPEVKEFLIDVLLAVILTLVLTASLMIIWIYRGISQPIAKMQDAANNIKEGNLDFELEPETDDELGSLCQNFEEMRKRLQDNAEEKLKFDQENKELISNISHDLKTPITAIKGYAEGIIDGVADTPEKMNKYVRTIYNKATEMERLINELTLYSKIDTNRIPYNFATLLVADYFDDCAEDLQLELSAKGVGFTYFNYVDSSVKIIADAEQLKRVINNIISNSLKYMDKEQAIINLRIKDVGDFIQVELEDNGKGIGAKELPNIFDRFYRTDASRNSSKGGSGIGLSIVKKIVEEHGGKIWATSKEGTGTTMYFVIRKYQEVPANE from the coding sequence ATGAAGCTGAAAATGAGGCTGATCATAGCATTTATTACAGTCATCACACTTCCGGTTTTTTTGACATCACTGGCAATTGTAGGATTTGGACAGTATCAGATTAAAGCAATTGAGAAAACATATGGAATTACAGGGACAACCTACGAGACATTTTCTAATCCAACTCAGATATTTAACAGGCTGACAGAAGCCTCTTATCATGAACTGACAGACGTAGCAAGGTGTAAACCGACACAACTTGAAGACGCCACATATCTGGAAACATTTAACAGACAGCTTTTAAAGAAAAATTCATATCTTCTTGTAAGAAAGGCAGATACAATTGTATTTCTTGGAGAAGAACTGGAAGGAACCACAAGAGTAATAGCAGAACTTCCGGCGTACAATTCAGATACATCAGGTTCTGAAAATGGGGTTTATCTTGGAGGGGAGCTTCCGGTATTATTAAAGCAGGTAGACTTTAAATACAGTGACGGATCTAAGGGCAGCGCCTTTATTGTGACGGATGTGGGAGAAGTTATGCCGGAAGTAAAGGAATTCCTGATTGATGTTCTGCTGGCAGTGATTCTTACACTTGTGCTGACGGCGTCACTGATGATTATATGGATCTACCGGGGAATTTCACAGCCGATTGCAAAGATGCAGGATGCTGCAAATAATATCAAAGAAGGTAATCTGGATTTTGAATTGGAACCGGAGACAGATGATGAGCTTGGAAGTTTGTGCCAGAACTTTGAAGAAATGAGAAAAAGGCTTCAGGATAATGCGGAAGAGAAGCTGAAATTTGATCAGGAGAATAAAGAACTGATCAGTAATATTTCTCATGATCTGAAAACTCCGATTACAGCAATCAAAGGTTATGCAGAAGGAATTATTGACGGAGTTGCTGATACGCCTGAAAAGATGAATAAATATGTTCGGACAATCTACAATAAAGCAACAGAAATGGAACGGCTGATTAATGAGCTGACATTGTATTCAAAGATTGATACGAATCGAATCCCATATAATTTTGCAACACTCCTTGTGGCAGATTATTTTGATGACTGTGCCGAGGATCTTCAATTAGAACTGAGTGCAAAGGGAGTTGGTTTTACTTATTTTAATTATGTGGACAGCAGTGTTAAGATTATTGCAGATGCAGAGCAGTTAAAGCGAGTAATCAATAACATTATTTCAAATTCATTGAAATATATGGATAAAGAACAGGCAATTATCAATCTGAGGATCAAAGACGTGGGAGATTTTATTCAGGTTGAGCTTGAAGATAATGGAAAAGGCATCGGAGCAAAGGAACTTCCGAATATTTTTGATCGTTTTTACCGAACGGATGCATCACGGAATTCGTCAAAAGGCGGCAGCGGAATCGGACTGTCGATTGTGAAGAAGATCGTGGAAGAGCACGGTGGAAAGATCTGGGCGACAAGTAAGGAAGGAACCGGAACGACAATGTACTTCGTAATAAGAAAATATCAGGAGGTACCTGCAAATGAGTAG
- the rlmB gene encoding 23S rRNA (guanosine(2251)-2'-O)-methyltransferase RlmB, translating into MITSTGNAQVKQLIQLQKKAKAREERGIFLAEGIRMLKETPKERLEKLYLSESFYEKRKDELDLAGVPVEILSDQVFRHVSDTQTPQGALYLVKRSETTLEDILKQEKTPLLMVLDNLQDPGNLGTIMRTAEGAGATGIILSKDCVDMYNPKVIRSTMGAIYRMPFVYVEDLPAVLAELKKCGIVTYAAHLEGQHFYDEEDFCEAAAFLIGNEGNGLREEVAQAAEKKIKIPMYGKVESLNAAVAASVLMYEACRQRRRDLTKK; encoded by the coding sequence ATGATAACAAGTACAGGAAATGCACAAGTGAAACAGTTGATTCAGCTGCAGAAGAAGGCAAAAGCCAGAGAAGAGAGAGGGATATTTCTGGCAGAGGGGATACGGATGCTCAAGGAAACACCAAAAGAGCGTTTGGAGAAGTTGTATCTGTCAGAAAGTTTTTATGAGAAGAGAAAGGATGAACTGGATCTTGCCGGAGTTCCGGTGGAAATCTTGTCCGACCAGGTATTTCGTCATGTCTCAGACACGCAGACGCCCCAGGGAGCTCTTTATCTTGTGAAGAGAAGCGAGACAACATTGGAAGATATTTTGAAACAGGAAAAGACTCCGCTTTTGATGGTGCTTGATAATCTTCAGGATCCGGGAAATCTTGGGACGATTATGCGAACTGCAGAGGGAGCCGGTGCGACAGGAATTATTCTCAGCAAAGATTGTGTGGATATGTATAACCCGAAAGTAATCCGCTCAACAATGGGAGCAATTTATCGGATGCCTTTCGTATATGTAGAAGATCTTCCGGCTGTATTGGCGGAATTAAAAAAATGCGGAATTGTAACTTATGCGGCTCATTTGGAAGGACAGCATTTTTATGATGAGGAAGATTTCTGTGAGGCGGCGGCATTTCTTATCGGAAATGAAGGAAATGGACTGCGTGAAGAGGTAGCACAGGCCGCAGAAAAGAAAATAAAAATACCAATGTATGGAAAGGTAGAGTCTCTTAATGCCGCTGTGGCGGCGTCTGTCCTAATGTATGAGGCTTGCCGGCAGCGAAGAAGAGATTTGACAAAGAAATAA
- a CDS encoding UDP-N-acetylglucosamine 1-carboxyvinyltransferase: MEQYIIKGGNPLVGEVEIAGAKNAALAILAAAIMTDETVTIDNLPDVNDINVLLEAISGIGATVQRIDRHTVKINGSTISDLAIEYDYIKKIRASYYLLGALLGKYKRAEVALPGGCNIGSRPIDQHLKGFRALGAEVEIEHGSILAEAERLKGTHLYFDVVSVGATINVMMAAAMAEGNTILENVAKEPHVVDVANFLNSMGANIKGAGTDVIRIKGVSKLNKTSYSIIPDQIEAGTFMFAAAATRGDVTVMNVIPKHLEATTAKLVEIGCEVEEFDDAVRVVAKKRLGHTQVKTLPYPGFPTDMQPQMGVLLSLSEGTSTITESIFENRFKYLDELARMGGVSKVEGNSATIEGVERFSGARVSAPDLRAGAALCIAGLVADGITIVDDIVYIQRGYECFEEKLRRLGGLIEKVETEKDIKKFKLKVS, encoded by the coding sequence ATGGAACAGTATATAATTAAAGGTGGTAATCCGCTCGTTGGCGAAGTTGAGATTGCCGGTGCAAAGAATGCAGCGCTTGCAATTCTCGCGGCAGCGATCATGACGGATGAGACAGTAACAATCGATAACCTTCCGGATGTGAATGATATTAATGTATTGCTTGAGGCAATCAGTGGAATTGGAGCAACTGTACAGAGAATTGACAGACATACTGTCAAGATTAATGGAAGCACGATCAGTGATCTTGCGATTGAATATGACTATATCAAGAAGATTCGTGCATCTTACTATCTGTTGGGTGCTTTGTTAGGAAAATACAAAAGAGCAGAAGTTGCATTGCCGGGCGGATGCAATATCGGAAGCCGTCCGATCGATCAGCATCTGAAAGGATTTCGCGCTCTTGGGGCAGAGGTTGAGATTGAGCATGGTTCAATTCTTGCAGAGGCAGAGAGACTGAAGGGAACCCATCTGTATTTTGATGTTGTCAGTGTTGGAGCGACGATTAATGTCATGATGGCAGCAGCGATGGCAGAGGGGAATACCATTCTGGAGAATGTTGCAAAAGAACCACATGTTGTAGATGTTGCCAATTTCCTGAACAGCATGGGCGCTAACATTAAGGGAGCAGGAACAGATGTAATTCGTATCAAAGGGGTTTCCAAGTTAAATAAAACATCTTACTCTATTATTCCGGATCAGATCGAAGCCGGCACATTTATGTTTGCAGCAGCAGCTACCCGCGGAGATGTAACGGTAATGAATGTGATTCCAAAGCATCTTGAGGCAACGACAGCGAAGCTTGTAGAGATTGGATGCGAAGTAGAAGAATTTGATGATGCAGTAAGAGTTGTGGCGAAGAAGCGTCTGGGACATACACAGGTAAAGACACTTCCATATCCGGGCTTCCCGACAGATATGCAGCCGCAGATGGGAGTACTGTTATCTCTGTCAGAAGGGACAAGTACGATTACAGAGAGTATTTTTGAAAATCGTTTCAAATATTTGGATGAGCTGGCTCGTATGGGCGGCGTTTCTAAAGTAGAGGGGAATTCTGCAACGATAGAAGGCGTGGAGAGATTCTCTGGTGCGAGAGTGAGCGCTCCGGACCTGAGAGCCGGTGCAGCGCTTTGTATTGCCGGACTTGTGGCAGATGGAATTACGATCGTGGACGATATCGTTTATATCCAGAGAGGATATGAGTGCTTTGAAGAGAAGCTCAGACGTCTTGGCGGTTTGATTGAGAAAGTAGAGACAGAGAAAGATATTAAGAAATTTAAGCTGAAAGTCAGCTAA
- a CDS encoding DMT family transporter, protein MEEKLQKPMTVCLLALLCCALWGSAFPCVKIGYELLHIQDVGSQILFAGYRFFLAGIFTFVIGSVMERKLLTVKRTSVKYVAAQGVLQTALQYFFFYVGLANTTGAKGSVINASNAFISIIAAAVLIRTEKITWKKAVGCAIGFAGVIVINLSPGAWGDGFHLLGEGMIFMSALCYGISSVTLKMISDRESPVTITAYQLLIGGAILVISGMVSGGSVTGFTWKSSLLLGYMALLSTVAFSIWSLLLKYNSVGKVTIYGFSIPVFGVALSALFLGENILSWQTVIALIMVSVGIIIVNKSAE, encoded by the coding sequence ATGGAAGAAAAATTACAAAAACCAATGACGGTATGCCTTTTGGCATTGTTATGTTGTGCGCTGTGGGGAAGTGCATTCCCATGCGTGAAAATCGGATATGAGTTGCTGCATATTCAGGATGTAGGAAGTCAGATTCTATTTGCAGGATATAGATTTTTTCTGGCGGGGATATTTACATTTGTAATAGGAAGTGTAATGGAGAGAAAATTATTGACGGTAAAACGTACTTCCGTAAAATATGTTGCGGCACAGGGGGTTCTTCAGACTGCGTTGCAATATTTTTTCTTTTACGTTGGATTGGCGAATACAACAGGAGCAAAGGGATCTGTTATCAATGCGTCAAATGCGTTTATTTCCATTATTGCGGCAGCAGTGTTGATTCGGACTGAAAAGATTACATGGAAAAAGGCTGTTGGCTGTGCGATCGGATTTGCAGGTGTGATTGTGATTAATCTGTCACCGGGAGCGTGGGGAGATGGTTTTCATCTTCTTGGAGAAGGAATGATTTTTATGAGTGCGTTATGTTATGGAATCAGTTCTGTCACGTTGAAAATGATTTCTGACAGAGAATCTCCGGTAACGATTACAGCATATCAGCTTTTGATCGGGGGAGCGATTCTTGTGATCTCCGGTATGGTATCCGGCGGAAGTGTAACCGGATTTACATGGAAATCGTCATTGTTGCTTGGATATATGGCGTTGTTATCTACAGTTGCATTCAGTATATGGAGTCTGCTTTTAAAATATAATTCTGTCGGCAAAGTAACGATTTATGGATTTTCGATACCGGTATTTGGAGTAGCGCTTTCAGCATTATTTCTTGGGGAAAATATTTTATCCTGGCAGACAGTAATTGCATTAATTATGGTAAGTGTTGGTATTATTATTGTAAATAAAAGTGCAGAATAG